The segment CCATCGGGCCGCGAACGCCCACCGGGCCGTGAACACCCCGGTCCGCAACCGGCGTTCGCCGCTCGCCTCCGTCGGGCTGCACGTCACGCTGATCGTGACCTCCGCGATCGCCGTCTTCCCGGTGCTGTGGGTCCTGCTGACCTCGCTCAAGCCCGCGAAGTACGCGACCACCACGGACTTCGTCAAAGAGACGACGATCGAGAACTACACGAACCTGCTGAAGGACACCCCGTTCCTCACCTGGTTCGCCAACTCGCTGCTCGTCGCCGGTCTCACCACCGTCGTCGGCGTCTTCATCGCCGCCACCACCGGCTACGCCGTCAGCCGCTTCCGCTTCCCCGGCAAGCGCGGCCTGATGTGGACGCTGCTCATCACCCAGATGTTCCCGGTCGCCGTCCTGATCGTGCCGATCTACAACATCATGGCGTCGATGGGCCTGCTCAACCAGCCGGCCGGCCTGGTCATCACGTACCTGACCATCGCCGTCCCGTTCTGCGCCTGGATGATGAAGGGCTTCTTCGACACCATCCCGCGCGAGATCGACGAGTCCGGCTACGTCGACGGCCTCACCCCGTTCGGCACGTTCTGGCGGCTGATCCTGCCGCTCGCCAAGCCGGGCATCGCGGTCACCGCGTTCTACTCGTTCATCACCGCCTGGGGCGAGGTCGCCTACGCCTCCGCCTTCATGGTCGGCGACGAGAACCTCACGCTCGCCGGCGGACTCCAGAAGTTCGTCAACCAGTACGGCGCCCAGTGGGGCCCGATGTCCGCGGCCTCCGTCCTGATCGCCATCCCCGCGGCACTGGTGTTCCTCCTCGCCCAGCGGCACCTGGTGACCGGCATGTCCGCCGGCGCCGTCAAGGGCTGAGCCCGATCACCGTTCTTGTACGCCTCTCCTTACCTCCCAGGGAAGACATGACCCAGCATCTCGCCACCCCGGCCGACGCCCCGACCACCGGCACGCACACGGGCTGGTGGAGAGACGCGGTGATCTACCAGGTCTACCCGCGCAGCTTCGCCGACGGCAACGGCGACGGCATGGGCGACCTGGAGGGCATCCGCAGCCGGCTGCCGTACCTCAAGGAACTCGGCGTCGACGCCGTCTGGCTCTCCCCCTTCTACGCCTCGCCACAGGCCGACGCCGGCTACGACGTCGCCGACTACCGGGCCATCGACCCCATGTTCGGCTCGCTCCTCGACGCCGACGCCGTGATCCGCGAAGCCCACGCGCTGGGCCTGCGCATCATCGTCGACCTGGTCCCCAACCACTCCTCCGACCAGCACGAGTGGTTCCAGCGCGCGCTGCGCGAGGGCCCCGGGTCGGTCCTGCGCGAGCGCTACCACTTCCGTCCCGGCAAGGGCGAGAACGGCGAACTGCCGCCCAACGACTGGGAGTCCATCTTCGGCGGCCCCGCCTGGACCCGCACCGAGAACCCGGACGGCACCCCCGGCGACTGGTACCTCCACCTCTTCGCCCCGGAGCAGCCCGACTTCAACTGGGAACACCCCGCCGTACGCGACGAGTTCCGCTCGATCCTCCGCTTCTGGCTCGACATGGGCGTCGACGGCTTCCGCGTCGACGTCGCCCACGGACTGGTCAAGGCCGAGGGCCTGCCCGACCTCGGCGCCCACGACCAGCTGAAGCTGCTCGGCAACGACGTCATGCCCTTCTTCGACCAGGACGGCGTCCACGAGATCTACCGCTCCTGGCGGAAGGTCCTCTCCGAGTACGACGGCGAGCGCGTCCTCGTCGCCGAGGCCTGGACCCCCACCGTCGACCGCACCGCGAACTACGTGCGCCCCGACGAGATGCACCAGGCCTTCAACTTCCAGTACCTGGGCACCCACTGGGACGCCGCCGAACTGCGCCGCGTCATCGACGACTCGCTCGAAGCGATGCGCCCGGTCGGCGCCCCCACCACCTGGGTGCTCTCCAACCACGACGTCACCCGGCACGCCACCCGCTTCGCCAACCCGGCGGGCCTCGGCACCCAGCTGCGCGAGGCCGGCGACCGCGAACTCGGCCTGCGCCGAGCCCGCGCCGCCACCCTGCTGATGCTGGCGCTGCCCGGCTCGGCGTACGTCTACCAGGGCGAGGAGCTCGGCCTGCCCGACGTCACCGACCTGCCCGACGAGGTCCGTCAGGACCCGTCGTTCTGGCGGGCGTCCGGCCAGGACGGCTTCCGCGACGGCTGCCGGGTGCCGATCCCGTGGACCGTCGAGGGCAGCTCGTACGGCTTCGGCGACGGCGGCTCCTGGCTGCCGCAGCCCACCACCTGGGCCGGTCTGAGCGTCGAGGCGCAGACCGGTGACCCCGGCTCCACCCTGGAGCTCTACCGCAGCGCCCTCGCCGTGCGGCGGGCGCAGCCCGGACTCGGTGCGGGCGAGGCCGTCGAGTGGCTGGAGGCACCCGAGGGTGTGCTCTCCTTCCGCCGTGACGGCTTCGCCTGCATCGCCAACACCACCGGCCGGGCCATCTCCGTCCCGCTGCCCGGCCGGTTCCTTCTCTCGAACGAGGAGATCACCGTCGTCGACGACGAGGCGGTCCTGCCCGCCGACTCGACCGCCTGGTGGGCGGTGTGACGATCCCCCTGCCGCGGGGCGCCGGGAACGGCGCCCCGCGGCTCGCGGACATCGCGGCCCAGTCGGGGGTCAGCGAGGCCACCGTCAGCCGAGTCCTCAACGGCAAGGCGGGGGTGGCCGGCGCGACCCGGCACAAGGTGCTCGCGGCGCTCGACGTGCTCGGCTACGAGCGTCCCGTACGGCTGAAACGGCGCAGCGCGGGCCTCGTCGGCCTCGTCGTGCCCGAGCTGACCAACCCGATCTTCCCGGCGTTCGCGCAGGTCGTCGAACAGGTCCTCGCCGGACACGGCTACACCCCGGTGCTCTGCACCCAGATGCCCGGCGGCGCCACCGAGGACGAGCTCGTCGAGCAGCTGGTGGAGCGCGGGGTGGCCGGCATCGTCTTCCTCTCCGGGCTGCACGCGGACGCCTCCGCCGACCCGGCGCGGTACGCCCGGCTGACCGCCCGGGGCGTGCCGTACGTCCTCATCAACGGCTACAACGAGAACATCGACGCCAACTTCGTCTCCCCGGACGACCGGGCGGCGGCCCGCATGGCCGTGCGGCACCTGGTCGAGCTGGGCCACGAGCGGATCGGCCTCGCCATCGGCCCCACCCGCTATGTGCCCTCGCGCCGCAAGGCCGAGGGCTTCACCGCCGAGCTGTACGAGCTCCTCGGCGTCGAACGCGCGGACGCGGAACGGTTCATCAGACCCACGCTCTTCGGTGTCGAGGGCGGGCACGCGGCCGCCGACATCCTGCTCCGCGAGGGCTGCACCGGCATCGTCTGCGGCTCCGACCTGATGGCGCTCGGAGTGATCCGTGCCGTCCGCGCCCAGGGCCTCGACGTGCCCGGGGACGTCTCCGTCGTCGGCTTCGACGACTCGCCGCTGATCGCCTTCACCAGCCCGCCGCTGTCCACCGTGCGCCAGCCCGTCCAGGCCATGGCGACGGCGGCCGTCGGCGCGCTCCTGGAGGAGATCGAGGGGAATCCCGTGCAGCGCACGGAGTTCGTCTTCCAGCCGGAGCTGGTGGTCCGCGGCTCCACGGCGCAGCCGCCGGCCAGGGCCGTCCACCCGCAGACGGTCCCGCAAGTCCTTACGTAACAACTTGCGTTGCGGTGTCCGGAGGGTTGACCGGGCGTCGGGGCACTCGTACGGTCACGGCTGAAAACAGTTGCTGAGACTTTCGGCAACTTCTTGCGACAGTGAAGTCAGCAGGAGGAATCATGGCCAGAAAGACCGTGGCAGCTGCACTCGCCCTCGTGGCGGGAGCCGCTGTGGCCGTCACGGGCAACGCCCTGGCGCAGGCGGGCCCGCCCGGTGAGAAGGACGTCACCGCGGTGATGTTCGAGTGGAACTTCGCCTCCGTCGCCCGCGAGTGCACCGACCGCCTCGGCCCCGCCGGATACGGATACGTCCAGGTCTCCCCGCCCCAGGAACACCTCCAGGGCGGCCAGTGGTGGACCTCCTACCAGCCGGTCAGCTACAAGATCGCCGGACGACTCGGCGACCGCACCGCCTTCAAGAACATGATCGACACCTGCCACGCGGCCGGCGTCAAGGTCGTCGCCGACTCCGTCATCAACCACATGGCGAACGGCTCCGGTACGGGAACGGGCGGGACCCCGTTCTCCAAGTACGACTACCCGGGCCTCTACTCCGGCTCCGACATGGACGACTGTCGCTCCTCGATCACCAACTACCAGGACCGCGGCAACGTCCAGAACTGCGAACTGGTCCAGCTCCCCGACCTCGACACCGGCGAGGACCACGTCCGCGGGAAGATAGCCGGCTACCTCAACGACCTGCTCTCCCTCGGCGTCGACGGCCTCCGCATCGACGCCGCCAAGCACATGCCGGCCGCCGACCTCGCCAACATCAAGTCGCGGCTCACCAACCCAGGCGTGTACTGGAAGCAGGAGGCCATCTTCGGCGCCGGCGAGGCCGTCTCCCCGAGCGAGTACCTCGGCAGCGGAGACGTCCAGGAGTTCCGCTACGCCCGCGACCTCAAGCGGATCGTGCAGAGCGAGAAGCTCTCCTACCTCAAGAACTTCGGCGAGGCCTGGGGCTACATGCCCTCCGGCCAGGCCGGCGTCTTCGTCGACAACCACGACACCGAGCGCGGCGGCGACACCCTCTCCTACAAGGACGGCGCGAACTACACCCTCGCCTCCGTCTTCGCCCTCGCCTGGCCCTACGGAGCCCCCGACGTCCACTCCGGCTACGAGTGGACCGACAAGGACGCCGGCCCGCCCAACGGCGGCCAGGTGAACGCCTGCTACACCGACGGCTGGAAGTGCCAGCACGCCTGGCGCGAGATCTCCTCCATGGTCGCCTTCCGCAACACCGCGCGCGGCCAGGCCGTCACCGACTGGTGGGACAACGGCAACAACGCGATCGCGTTCGGCCGCGGCTCCAAGGCGTACGTGGCCATCAACCACGAGCCTTCGGCGCTCACCCGCACCTTCCAGACCTCGCTGCCCGCCGGCTCCTACTGCGACGTCCAGTCGAACACGGCCGTGACGGTGAACGGATCCGGCCAGCTCACGGCCACCCTCGGCGCCAACACGGCGCTCGCCCTGCACGTGAACGCGACGAACTGCGGCTCCGGCACGACCCCGACGACCCCGCCGACGACCCCGCCCGCCACCTCGGGCGCGTCCTTCAACGCCACCGCCACCACCGTGGTCGGCCAGAACATCTACGTCACCGGCAA is part of the Streptomyces sp. NBC_00250 genome and harbors:
- a CDS encoding sugar ABC transporter permease; translated protein: MTTTTPTPRTANTHRAANAHRAVNTPVRNRRSPLASVGLHVTLIVTSAIAVFPVLWVLLTSLKPAKYATTTDFVKETTIENYTNLLKDTPFLTWFANSLLVAGLTTVVGVFIAATTGYAVSRFRFPGKRGLMWTLLITQMFPVAVLIVPIYNIMASMGLLNQPAGLVITYLTIAVPFCAWMMKGFFDTIPREIDESGYVDGLTPFGTFWRLILPLAKPGIAVTAFYSFITAWGEVAYASAFMVGDENLTLAGGLQKFVNQYGAQWGPMSAASVLIAIPAALVFLLAQRHLVTGMSAGAVKG
- a CDS encoding glycoside hydrolase family 13 protein codes for the protein MTQHLATPADAPTTGTHTGWWRDAVIYQVYPRSFADGNGDGMGDLEGIRSRLPYLKELGVDAVWLSPFYASPQADAGYDVADYRAIDPMFGSLLDADAVIREAHALGLRIIVDLVPNHSSDQHEWFQRALREGPGSVLRERYHFRPGKGENGELPPNDWESIFGGPAWTRTENPDGTPGDWYLHLFAPEQPDFNWEHPAVRDEFRSILRFWLDMGVDGFRVDVAHGLVKAEGLPDLGAHDQLKLLGNDVMPFFDQDGVHEIYRSWRKVLSEYDGERVLVAEAWTPTVDRTANYVRPDEMHQAFNFQYLGTHWDAAELRRVIDDSLEAMRPVGAPTTWVLSNHDVTRHATRFANPAGLGTQLREAGDRELGLRRARAATLLMLALPGSAYVYQGEELGLPDVTDLPDEVRQDPSFWRASGQDGFRDGCRVPIPWTVEGSSYGFGDGGSWLPQPTTWAGLSVEAQTGDPGSTLELYRSALAVRRAQPGLGAGEAVEWLEAPEGVLSFRRDGFACIANTTGRAISVPLPGRFLLSNEEITVVDDEAVLPADSTAWWAV
- a CDS encoding LacI family DNA-binding transcriptional regulator produces the protein MGGVTIPLPRGAGNGAPRLADIAAQSGVSEATVSRVLNGKAGVAGATRHKVLAALDVLGYERPVRLKRRSAGLVGLVVPELTNPIFPAFAQVVEQVLAGHGYTPVLCTQMPGGATEDELVEQLVERGVAGIVFLSGLHADASADPARYARLTARGVPYVLINGYNENIDANFVSPDDRAAARMAVRHLVELGHERIGLAIGPTRYVPSRRKAEGFTAELYELLGVERADAERFIRPTLFGVEGGHAAADILLREGCTGIVCGSDLMALGVIRAVRAQGLDVPGDVSVVGFDDSPLIAFTSPPLSTVRQPVQAMATAAVGALLEEIEGNPVQRTEFVFQPELVVRGSTAQPPARAVHPQTVPQVLT
- a CDS encoding carbohydrate-binding module family 20 domain-containing protein is translated as MARKTVAAALALVAGAAVAVTGNALAQAGPPGEKDVTAVMFEWNFASVARECTDRLGPAGYGYVQVSPPQEHLQGGQWWTSYQPVSYKIAGRLGDRTAFKNMIDTCHAAGVKVVADSVINHMANGSGTGTGGTPFSKYDYPGLYSGSDMDDCRSSITNYQDRGNVQNCELVQLPDLDTGEDHVRGKIAGYLNDLLSLGVDGLRIDAAKHMPAADLANIKSRLTNPGVYWKQEAIFGAGEAVSPSEYLGSGDVQEFRYARDLKRIVQSEKLSYLKNFGEAWGYMPSGQAGVFVDNHDTERGGDTLSYKDGANYTLASVFALAWPYGAPDVHSGYEWTDKDAGPPNGGQVNACYTDGWKCQHAWREISSMVAFRNTARGQAVTDWWDNGNNAIAFGRGSKAYVAINHEPSALTRTFQTSLPAGSYCDVQSNTAVTVNGSGQLTATLGANTALALHVNATNCGSGTTPTTPPTTPPATSGASFNATATTVVGQNIYVTGNRAELGNWSPAAALKLDPATYPVWKLTVGLPAGTAFEYKYLRKDAAGNVTWESGANRTATVPASGQLVLNDTFRS